A window from Akkermansia muciniphila encodes these proteins:
- a CDS encoding bactofilin family protein, whose product MFGSFTTVPAPKGNKNPESTPSWMDVAKSQDTPEPVAEPVPSPASYAPTTRVQQLTRNVLNSDVEVVGSLRFSDDLLIDGTVEGDISSEGVLSVGQNAVIRAEINTKSVIIHGKVIGNVTVTDRVELKSTAELVGDIQAASLAIEGGAIFIGHSTVGAPTVGTAGASAAKKPAPVHAFAPEPETAVPASQSTLDIDAE is encoded by the coding sequence ATGTTTGGATCATTTACCACCGTTCCGGCCCCCAAGGGCAACAAGAATCCTGAATCCACCCCCAGCTGGATGGACGTAGCCAAAAGCCAGGACACTCCCGAACCCGTTGCGGAACCCGTTCCCTCCCCCGCCTCCTACGCCCCCACCACCCGCGTTCAGCAGCTTACCCGCAACGTGCTGAATTCCGATGTGGAAGTAGTAGGCTCCCTGCGTTTTTCCGACGACCTGCTGATTGACGGCACCGTGGAAGGCGACATCTCCTCAGAGGGCGTGCTCTCCGTAGGCCAGAATGCCGTCATCCGTGCGGAAATCAACACCAAGTCCGTCATCATCCACGGCAAGGTCATCGGCAACGTTACAGTTACGGACCGTGTGGAACTGAAGAGCACCGCGGAACTGGTGGGTGACATCCAGGCGGCCTCCCTCGCTATTGAAGGCGGCGCCATCTTCATCGGCCACTCCACGGTAGGAGCCCCCACGGTGGGCACCGCCGGAGCCTCCGCCGCCAAGAAGCCCGCTCCCGTCCATGCCTTCGCCCCGGAACCGGAAACTGCCGTTCCGGCCAGCCAGAGCACGCTGGACATTGACGCGGAATAA
- the hisA gene encoding phosphoribosylformimino-5-aminoimidazole carboxamide ribotide isomerase: protein MTRFRPCIDLHDGRVKQIVGGSLTQDAASLRTNFVSDRGAAWYAELYRRDGLGGGHVIKLGPGNDLAAREALAAWPGGLQVGGGIVPENAEEWISAGASHVIVTSCLFDAEGTFLQDKLKDLVSAVGAEHLVLDLSCRRVPGGWAVAMNRWQTLTELRVTEQTLDMLAEHCAEFLIHAADVEGLCTGIDRELVKLLGSWRRRPMTYAGGISHIRDFDEIDALSGGAMDATVGSALDLFGGGLVRYADLVARQRTESGPETA, encoded by the coding sequence GTGACGAGATTCAGACCATGCATTGATTTACATGACGGGCGGGTGAAGCAGATTGTGGGCGGCTCCCTGACGCAGGATGCGGCCTCCCTGCGCACCAATTTCGTTTCCGACCGCGGCGCTGCATGGTATGCGGAGCTGTACCGCCGGGACGGCCTGGGCGGCGGCCATGTGATCAAGCTGGGGCCAGGCAATGACTTGGCGGCGCGGGAGGCCTTGGCGGCCTGGCCTGGCGGCCTTCAGGTGGGCGGCGGCATTGTGCCGGAAAATGCGGAGGAATGGATTTCCGCCGGAGCCAGCCACGTGATTGTCACCTCCTGCCTGTTTGACGCGGAGGGAACGTTTTTGCAGGATAAGCTGAAGGACCTTGTCTCCGCCGTGGGTGCGGAGCATCTGGTGCTGGATTTGAGCTGCCGGAGGGTTCCGGGCGGCTGGGCCGTAGCCATGAACCGGTGGCAGACCCTGACGGAGCTCCGGGTGACGGAGCAGACGCTGGATATGCTGGCGGAGCACTGCGCGGAGTTCCTCATTCATGCGGCGGACGTGGAGGGCCTCTGCACCGGGATTGACCGGGAACTGGTGAAGCTGCTGGGCAGCTGGCGCCGCCGGCCCATGACCTATGCCGGAGGAATCAGCCATATCCGGGATTTTGACGAGATAGACGCCCTGAGCGGAGGCGCCATGGACGCCACGGTGGGGAGCGCCCTGGACCTGTTCGGCGGGGGGCTGGTCAGGTACGCGGACCTGGTAGCCAGGCAACGCACGGAATCCGGACCGGAAACGGCATGA